From the Paenibacillus sp. FSL H8-0548 genome, one window contains:
- a CDS encoding AAA family ATPase, translating to MLLSKIPHEYEAVVDPISEILTSFENVEAKIEMEIRLLSRASELKRTLQFNEKVSSDIVKFEEEKEKIKQQLQHCRRVLESTNLFTDQIGGALGTQAKDFLNTSESLIQKYYRYLNPLPSNNVIKFEGENGELNILIPLQNESMFSNVKHTLSSGQLNVLAIAIFLAINESQQLSKLDFVAIDDPIQNMDDVNRFAICDVLGKLSKQLILSTHDMDFVKLFIKKNEHIKSDIQLYILESPQLKSGKIKRMDFVNEA from the coding sequence GTGCTATTATCAAAAATACCTCATGAATATGAAGCAGTTGTAGACCCCATCAGTGAAATTTTAACATCATTTGAAAATGTAGAAGCTAAAATAGAGATGGAAATAAGGTTGTTGTCAAGAGCATCTGAATTAAAGCGCACACTTCAATTTAACGAGAAAGTGTCAAGTGATATTGTTAAATTTGAAGAAGAGAAAGAGAAAATAAAACAGCAATTACAGCACTGTAGACGGGTTTTAGAATCTACAAATTTGTTTACCGACCAAATCGGTGGAGCTTTGGGTACGCAAGCAAAAGATTTTTTAAACACCTCAGAATCTCTTATTCAAAAATATTATAGGTACTTAAACCCGTTACCTTCGAACAATGTTATTAAATTTGAAGGCGAAAATGGGGAATTAAATATTTTAATACCATTGCAAAACGAATCGATGTTCTCAAATGTTAAGCATACACTCAGCTCAGGACAATTAAACGTTTTAGCTATTGCTATTTTTCTTGCTATAAATGAATCTCAACAATTAAGTAAACTTGATTTTGTCGCTATTGATGATCCCATTCAAAACATGGATGATGTCAACAGATTTGCCATTTGCGATGTGTTAGGGAAATTGAGTAAGCAGTTAATACTTTCTACGCACGATATGGATTTTGTAAAACTTTTCATCAAGAAAAATGAGCACATAAAATCGGACATTCAACTTTATATCTTGGAGAGCCCACAATTGAAAAGTGGGAAGATAAAAAGAATGGATTTCGTAAATGAAGCTTAG
- the istA gene encoding IS21 family transposase produces MLKMPQQEYIKFLREAEGLSVSDIARQVGVHWRTAKRYADQSDWNKRLGKRKSSSPVMGPYMEIVDAWLEEDQLLPRKQRHTGVRIFQRLQAEYAFTGGQRTVLSYVQLQKSRMQLERAKTYERLEHPPGEAQVDFTTMQVSRDQQLVTYKLLVVSFPSSNTAFVYPTPAENQECFLEGMKQCFQQMGGVPRRIWFDNLSAAVVHIEKHGERQLTEGFQRFCAHYRIEAVFCNPYSGHEKGHVESKCGYAKRNWAVPIPLYEDHEQLAAYFAEKARQDRERLHYAKGVRIAELWEADRVQLLTLPEETYEPFRLGAAVVNKYGEIRFEGATIPLVGLVSPGSEVLIQTFWDRLTILTTEHERVREVPRPYTGRTAEVPWAQVFANLLRKPRSVSHSQFIRMLPEVVQVYASVADLTSRKERLQALAHWCGVYSIAQIAEVLTTASSEATVTQLTAALGLVQANRDIPAAWSETLSPPGAQATVTLQQYDRLMGVS; encoded by the coding sequence ATGCTGAAAATGCCTCAACAAGAGTATATCAAATTTCTACGTGAAGCAGAAGGACTATCGGTGAGCGATATCGCTAGGCAGGTGGGTGTTCATTGGAGAACAGCCAAGCGATATGCGGATCAGAGTGATTGGAACAAAAGACTTGGTAAACGCAAGAGCAGCAGCCCAGTGATGGGGCCGTACATGGAGATTGTGGATGCTTGGCTGGAAGAGGATCAATTGCTCCCGCGCAAACAAAGGCACACCGGCGTCCGAATCTTTCAACGCCTGCAAGCAGAGTATGCGTTTACTGGCGGTCAACGGACGGTCCTCTCTTACGTCCAACTGCAGAAGAGCAGAATGCAGTTAGAGCGTGCGAAGACATACGAGCGACTTGAACATCCACCAGGAGAAGCACAAGTGGACTTTACTACAATGCAAGTCAGTCGCGATCAGCAACTCGTGACCTACAAGCTCCTCGTTGTCTCCTTTCCATCCAGCAACACGGCGTTCGTCTACCCAACACCGGCGGAGAACCAGGAATGCTTCCTTGAAGGGATGAAGCAATGTTTTCAGCAGATGGGCGGCGTTCCGCGGCGCATTTGGTTCGACAATCTTTCGGCCGCTGTCGTCCACATTGAAAAGCATGGTGAGCGTCAGCTCACAGAGGGCTTCCAACGCTTTTGCGCGCACTACCGGATAGAGGCTGTATTTTGTAATCCGTATAGCGGTCACGAGAAAGGGCATGTGGAGAGCAAGTGCGGCTACGCCAAGCGCAACTGGGCGGTACCCATTCCACTTTACGAAGACCATGAGCAATTGGCCGCGTATTTCGCCGAGAAAGCCCGGCAGGACCGCGAGCGATTGCACTATGCCAAGGGTGTCCGCATCGCCGAACTATGGGAGGCTGACCGCGTACAACTGCTGACATTGCCAGAAGAAACCTACGAACCGTTCCGACTTGGCGCAGCGGTCGTAAACAAGTACGGCGAGATTCGATTTGAAGGCGCCACCATCCCGCTAGTTGGTCTCGTTTCGCCAGGTAGCGAAGTTCTGATCCAGACTTTCTGGGACCGACTCACGATCTTGACGACAGAGCATGAACGGGTGAGGGAGGTGCCGCGTCCATATACCGGCAGAACAGCCGAGGTGCCGTGGGCACAAGTCTTCGCTAACCTGCTCCGAAAGCCGCGCAGCGTGAGCCATTCGCAGTTCATTCGGATGCTGCCGGAGGTGGTACAGGTTTATGCCAGTGTTGCTGACCTTACCTCACGTAAGGAGCGGTTGCAAGCGCTAGCGCATTGGTGCGGCGTCTACTCGATCGCGCAGATCGCCGAGGTGCTGACGACAGCATCGAGCGAAGCTACAGTCACGCAATTAACGGCCGCACTTGGACTCGTGCAAGCAAACCGCGACATACCGGCAGCGTGGAGCGAAACGCTCTCTCCGCCAGGCGCCCAAGCAACGGTAACGCTACAGCAATATGATCGACTAATGGGAGTGAGCTGA
- the istB gene encoding IS21-like element helper ATPase IstB, whose protein sequence is MMKPELADLCKQLRLAHVVDYVTQQQDEQTQAFVEQLLLAEREGRRRARLGKLVQQAGFPHLKTFEGYVREHISFPVGCTLETLLDMRWLTQRENLLLMGAVGTGKTHMATALGVEACRRGYGVQFFRASDLVSLLQEKFAAGTLSRFREKLKKMDLIILDEVGYVPFSQTGSELLFNVIADCYEQQSVIVTSNLEFGQWTSIFGDTKLTSALVDRLVHHAHILSYTGDSFRLKQAMERIPQ, encoded by the coding sequence ATGATGAAACCGGAACTGGCAGACCTATGCAAGCAGCTTCGTTTGGCCCACGTAGTCGATTATGTAACGCAGCAACAGGATGAGCAAACGCAAGCGTTTGTCGAACAATTGCTACTGGCGGAGCGCGAAGGACGACGACGAGCCCGGCTAGGGAAACTCGTGCAACAGGCTGGATTCCCGCATTTAAAAACCTTTGAGGGGTACGTTCGAGAGCACATTTCATTTCCCGTCGGTTGTACGCTTGAGACGTTGCTCGATATGAGGTGGCTGACGCAGCGTGAAAATTTGCTACTAATGGGGGCGGTTGGGACAGGTAAGACGCATATGGCAACTGCGCTCGGCGTAGAGGCATGTAGGAGAGGATATGGCGTTCAATTTTTTCGAGCTTCCGATTTAGTGTCATTGCTGCAAGAGAAGTTTGCGGCGGGCACGCTCAGCCGCTTTCGGGAGAAGCTGAAAAAGATGGATCTCATCATTTTGGATGAAGTGGGCTATGTTCCGTTTAGCCAAACGGGCTCAGAGTTGTTATTTAATGTGATTGCCGATTGCTACGAACAGCAGAGTGTGATCGTCACATCCAATCTAGAGTTCGGTCAATGGACATCGATTTTTGGAGACACGAAACTGACGTCCGCTTTGGTAGATCGCCTTGTGCATCACGCGCATATTCTTTCATACACGGGCGATAGCTTCCGGCTCAAGCAAGCGATGGAACGTATACCGCAGTGA
- a CDS encoding AAA family ATPase produces MNIDTVKIKNFRNYLGEHEFVLNKTITILYGSNGFGKSSFFDAIEWCLTGDISRYDKTFERKSVINHNCDFENAECCVEIVFGGNVLSRSFKIVNREYRRETIKINTNDGNVIRGKENVDVFLKHTYAGATNSDLFGNLIKQSHILSQDQVTDFISKDDPKERFNSLADIMGLKNVLYMYENFKEIQNEVKNSKSKLEDKEQRNFESIQLRSKDLIPIESELLIEIQNVIQQIPDVQTLEKVLPTIEQEKIALKHQINQAKHVLKDVEKKGYLTISGAKENANAQRANIRSVEEHIEKLKQLNSRVKSLHNNLTQKTELMEEATALTVQVKEKNDLLKVFGFSESTQIIDIANAAEPKRDQLSSLVFAIASKAQYQSLLQTTQRAGELTALENKDERLLNKMTRLDGVIASVLVLLNDDEIGVIAKLLNDLSNIQEYVVKHNSDGKCPVCSADHGEHLQTEINHNINKYQMLVSENASAAAKLMDKKNRFEARKHAIEIEMNKSKSEKNELQLLIENAQQQLEVIKSNSLFKVDLFDIKSHEEINKENDLIKNELKQLDDTITIIKEVNQLKNKLITKLNELGTQHVGDLSQDAIVNRRKRLQSVFCK; encoded by the coding sequence ATGAACATTGATACAGTGAAAATTAAAAATTTTAGAAACTATTTAGGGGAACATGAATTCGTTTTAAATAAAACAATAACTATATTATATGGTTCAAACGGCTTTGGAAAAAGTTCGTTTTTTGATGCTATTGAATGGTGTTTAACTGGTGATATTAGTCGATATGATAAAACTTTTGAACGGAAAAGCGTTATAAACCATAACTGTGATTTTGAGAATGCTGAATGTTGTGTAGAAATTGTGTTTGGAGGCAATGTTTTATCTCGAAGTTTTAAGATAGTGAACCGTGAATATAGAAGAGAAACTATTAAAATTAATACAAACGATGGGAATGTAATACGAGGCAAAGAAAATGTAGATGTTTTTTTAAAACATACGTATGCGGGGGCGACAAACTCCGATCTCTTCGGTAATTTAATTAAACAATCTCATATTCTCTCACAAGATCAAGTTACGGATTTTATTTCTAAAGATGATCCAAAAGAACGATTCAATTCGCTAGCTGATATTATGGGGCTTAAGAATGTCCTCTATATGTATGAAAATTTTAAGGAAATTCAAAATGAAGTTAAAAATTCTAAAAGTAAACTAGAAGATAAGGAACAGCGAAACTTTGAGAGTATACAGCTACGTTCAAAAGATCTTATCCCAATTGAGTCGGAGTTGCTCATAGAAATCCAAAATGTTATTCAGCAAATACCGGATGTACAAACACTTGAGAAAGTATTACCTACAATTGAGCAAGAAAAGATCGCACTAAAGCATCAAATTAATCAAGCAAAACATGTGTTAAAAGATGTTGAAAAAAAAGGATATTTAACGATTTCAGGTGCAAAAGAGAATGCTAACGCGCAGCGTGCCAACATTCGATCAGTAGAAGAACATATTGAAAAACTTAAACAATTAAACTCCCGAGTAAAATCGCTACATAATAATCTGACCCAAAAAACCGAATTAATGGAAGAAGCAACTGCTTTAACTGTTCAAGTCAAAGAAAAAAATGATTTACTTAAAGTGTTTGGTTTTTCAGAAAGCACTCAAATTATTGATATTGCTAACGCAGCAGAGCCAAAACGAGATCAGTTGTCTAGCCTTGTATTTGCTATCGCTTCCAAAGCACAATATCAATCGTTACTACAAACTACCCAGCGAGCTGGGGAACTCACTGCCCTTGAAAATAAAGATGAGCGCTTACTTAACAAGATGACTCGATTGGATGGTGTAATCGCGAGCGTTCTTGTGTTGTTAAATGATGATGAAATCGGTGTCATAGCTAAATTACTTAACGATTTATCAAACATTCAGGAATATGTAGTGAAACACAATAGCGACGGAAAATGTCCAGTATGTTCCGCGGATCATGGTGAACATCTACAAACTGAAATTAATCATAATATTAATAAGTATCAGATGCTAGTGAGTGAAAATGCTTCTGCGGCTGCAAAACTTATGGACAAAAAAAATAGATTTGAAGCGAGAAAACATGCAATAGAAATTGAGATGAATAAGTCAAAAAGCGAAAAAAATGAATTGCAATTATTAATTGAAAATGCCCAACAGCAGCTTGAGGTTATTAAGTCTAATTCTCTTTTTAAGGTTGATTTATTTGATATCAAATCGCATGAAGAGATCAATAAGGAAAATGATTTGATTAAAAATGAGCTGAAACAATTAGATGATACAATAACAATAATTAAAGAAGTAAACCAATTGAAAAACAAGCTGATAACAAAACTTAATGAATTAGGAACACAGCATGTAGGTGATCTCTCTCAAGACGCAATTGTGAATCGGCGAAAACGCCTTCAGAGTGTTTTTTGCAAGTGA
- a CDS encoding ABC-three component system middle component 1: MQTYEKVYTTINQTGFTQVEHFQFNQLGVVCYTNNQIHVILQNWDDGMSIESVENECQIIRRLLMEIGANIWNSYYILCSTQDNIEDDLAFFIERSSASLRKYVIRLESDLNRVPFLDDIPVKKMDNPVFLTTRLTETDAIISTLLEEVKRLDGHTTSLNRQSIKDVVELILTNEGKTYEH, encoded by the coding sequence ATGCAAACGTATGAGAAGGTGTACACAACAATAAATCAAACAGGGTTTACCCAAGTTGAACATTTCCAATTCAATCAATTAGGTGTAGTCTGTTATACAAATAATCAAATTCATGTAATTCTGCAAAATTGGGACGATGGTATGTCCATTGAATCTGTTGAAAATGAGTGTCAGATCATACGTAGATTACTAATGGAGATAGGTGCGAATATATGGAATTCATATTATATTCTATGTTCAACTCAGGATAATATTGAAGATGATCTTGCATTCTTTATTGAACGGAGCTCCGCTTCATTACGTAAATATGTCATAAGGCTGGAGAGTGACCTTAACAGAGTTCCCTTTTTGGATGACATCCCAGTAAAGAAAATGGACAACCCGGTATTTCTAACCACTCGCTTAACTGAGACTGATGCCATCATTAGTACTCTTTTAGAGGAAGTTAAAAGACTTGATGGTCATACGACGAGTCTAAATAGGCAAAGCATAAAAGATGTTGTAGAATTAATCTTAACTAATGAGGGAAAAACGTATGAACATTGA
- a CDS encoding dsDNA nuclease domain-containing protein: MIEKVTAILSQLEHDDDHQNNEFIEKINDGRSLDLIDELLNLNPDEIGGRTALAGFYYQFLVALEYVIEMLDGKWDFVAVELHDDIIVGKENHIRFIQVKSSQKTHMKVSETGLIDRKKKTIENVDILVNNSWLDKLLFKAKHFPPSSYKTEFELITSYIILKNDRGFELNHYNSNVNFGIELADDDGLLSFMTEEIYTNDGQKIDTVSDLGESIKEALSRFRIEKKGDLPGIQRYINYLLVEFSKRIQKEFLMSEDHFFSLIGILMNKCARVGNNQVLVIRKEEMDGLLQNMHDNLMHGADQVVRRHGSVTAIEKAFDSLCHQLQAIDHYPDIEADIFSYKKSLLDWVQNGGSIRQLINRYIDGKENSMIFKSIDEVDQNNRLIELFSANLLLIFIYEDMVKISKKYSSFLVKEISKRHLSFLSLGRMDTLEVGVKKIEDIILNHTEPLQQLELIHQPLKTVLQGEFRGRNSEKLIHEIKEVEPEVSELGSTQDISKVNIVLEIIPGGKLKEEFDGIFFQPDIDTMRQALREYWATVE, from the coding sequence ATGATTGAAAAAGTTACAGCAATACTTTCACAATTGGAACATGATGATGATCATCAAAATAATGAATTTATTGAGAAAATTAATGATGGTCGTAGCCTTGACCTTATAGATGAACTCCTAAATCTAAATCCAGACGAAATCGGTGGTCGAACAGCACTTGCCGGTTTTTATTATCAATTTTTAGTTGCTTTGGAATATGTCATTGAGATGCTTGATGGAAAGTGGGATTTTGTGGCTGTTGAGCTTCATGATGATATTATCGTCGGAAAAGAAAATCATATACGATTTATCCAGGTCAAATCAAGCCAGAAAACTCATATGAAAGTGTCTGAAACGGGGCTTATCGATAGAAAGAAAAAGACTATTGAAAATGTTGATATACTAGTCAATAACAGCTGGCTTGACAAATTGCTTTTTAAAGCAAAACATTTTCCACCTTCTAGTTACAAAACTGAATTCGAGCTTATCACAAGTTACATTATTTTAAAGAATGACAGAGGTTTCGAATTAAATCATTACAATAGTAACGTTAATTTCGGCATAGAACTGGCGGATGATGATGGTCTGCTATCATTCATGACGGAAGAAATATATACAAATGATGGACAAAAAATTGATACTGTTAGTGATCTCGGTGAATCTATAAAGGAAGCTCTATCTCGATTTCGTATAGAAAAAAAGGGAGATCTGCCAGGCATACAACGATATATAAATTATCTTCTTGTTGAATTTAGTAAACGTATTCAAAAAGAGTTTCTAATGTCAGAGGATCATTTTTTTTCTCTTATCGGAATATTGATGAACAAATGTGCTCGCGTTGGAAATAACCAGGTACTGGTGATTAGAAAAGAGGAAATGGACGGGTTGCTACAAAATATGCATGATAATTTAATGCATGGAGCAGACCAAGTAGTTAGAAGGCATGGAAGTGTGACAGCAATAGAAAAGGCTTTTGATTCTTTATGTCACCAGCTACAAGCAATAGATCACTATCCGGACATTGAAGCTGATATTTTTAGTTATAAAAAATCACTTCTTGATTGGGTTCAAAATGGGGGATCGATTCGTCAGTTGATTAATCGATATATTGACGGGAAAGAAAATTCAATGATATTTAAATCTATAGATGAAGTTGATCAAAATAATAGATTGATTGAGTTATTTAGTGCTAATTTACTTTTGATATTTATTTATGAGGACATGGTTAAAATATCGAAGAAATACTCTTCTTTTTTAGTCAAAGAGATTAGTAAGAGGCATTTATCATTTCTTAGTTTAGGTCGAATGGATACGTTGGAAGTTGGTGTGAAAAAGATCGAAGATATCATTCTCAATCACACAGAACCACTGCAGCAACTTGAATTGATTCATCAACCACTAAAAACAGTATTGCAAGGTGAGTTTCGTGGTCGTAATAGCGAAAAATTAATACACGAAATTAAAGAAGTCGAACCTGAAGTCAGTGAATTAGGTAGCACTCAAGATATAAGTAAAGTAAATATCGTCTTGGAAATTATTCCTGGCGGGAAATTGAAGGAAGAGTTTGATGGAATTTTTTTTCAGCCAGATATAGATACAATGCGTCAAGCATTAAGAGAATACTGGGCTACAGTAGAATAG
- a CDS encoding TniB family NTP-binding protein: protein MPNQKEKLLERVRSIHIAHPRYKQIHAMLDSLREDQRNGAPRHMFVIGDSGVGKSQLFKRYKELNPGKTIIDDMGTEIDIRPVLYAILPDPFTLLEFYQTIVKALGAPQFTGARIGDVKRQAFALIEKQGVELLILDEMNHILISRYVTNKEAMEAIKHVSNIGDIAIVLAGNPKSLELRKIDFQYFRRFPKQELYRFKECDQDFCDVLRAVENHLCLQKELGLGDPNTEIPQLLYSLSYGILGILTPILQTTFRNLIADYEIDDVTNPLLFLDKVEMAQREIVGDTSEEEFKKMLDSQ, encoded by the coding sequence ATGCCGAACCAAAAGGAGAAGTTGCTCGAAAGAGTAAGGAGTATTCATATCGCACATCCGCGGTATAAACAAATACACGCTATGCTGGATTCTCTTCGGGAGGATCAAAGGAATGGGGCACCACGTCATATGTTCGTAATCGGTGATTCAGGTGTAGGGAAAAGCCAACTTTTCAAAAGATATAAAGAATTAAATCCTGGAAAAACAATTATCGATGATATGGGGACTGAAATCGACATACGACCAGTATTATATGCCATTCTGCCGGATCCCTTTACTCTTTTAGAGTTTTACCAGACAATTGTTAAGGCACTGGGTGCACCTCAATTTACAGGCGCACGGATAGGTGATGTTAAACGCCAAGCATTCGCACTTATTGAAAAACAAGGTGTAGAACTGTTGATCCTTGATGAAATGAACCATATCCTAATTTCAAGGTATGTAACCAATAAGGAAGCGATGGAGGCAATAAAACATGTGTCTAATATTGGAGATATAGCAATTGTACTTGCTGGAAATCCAAAATCTTTAGAGTTAAGGAAAATCGATTTCCAGTATTTTCGACGCTTTCCGAAACAAGAACTCTATAGATTTAAGGAGTGTGATCAAGATTTTTGTGATGTGTTACGCGCAGTAGAAAACCATTTATGTCTTCAGAAGGAGTTGGGTCTTGGAGACCCTAATACAGAAATCCCCCAACTATTATACAGTTTAAGTTATGGTATTCTAGGCATCCTTACGCCTATTTTGCAAACAACCTTTCGCAATCTAATTGCAGATTACGAGATCGATGACGTAACAAATCCATTATTGTTTCTCGATAAGGTTGAAATGGCACAAAGGGAGATCGTAGGCGATACTTCAGAAGAGGAGTTCAAAAAAATGCTGGATTCTCAATAG
- a CDS encoding transposase family protein codes for MFNELKLNMELMYFGRKYTVLSIDPPTVCLRRIEGDGESIRINFYELVTNTSFSPGKLMIKDIESQETKYRSILDALDETKREKVTFRFELIKPILVLERAKQNDIRAIYEFTQFYKEYLSENQSPMDLKQEELIERIHEKYSRPNEDGEVRAGVAVRTIKRFLAKFRLAEQEFSLHGEEALVSRAGDGHLFRTDNKQLHICHPKKREWVLDSLNVRIDEKYLPILKEVIEREFLTLKKQSKTAAYRSISIRCEAKGFDKPKKITIMKLLKRINERVTIRLREGADVASEMFDQTDRGFSNEEAQYPLHIVQIDHTQLDLDVIDDAGRDLGRPWITIGIDVFSRTVWCLYLSFEPPSANVVRKAIQHGIFFKRTKERFGTMNEWDVFGIPKIFYLDNGSDFRSIAVKKLIKETLKSHVRYRPVSTPRFGATIERLFGTINSELIHHLDGTRKSNPTELGEYDASSEAKLTLQDVRELLTHYITDIYHMDVHRGLPIDSNTPIVRYYEGLQKVGFPEFVKEEQESDFSIELLPSMSKSYTKDGVRIDNVFYKSAALSHLIDTRSTKHKVKYDDDDISHIYIMPNGTNEYVEMYASSPSADVLAGMNRFQWKMLQKNMRQESDRKRLLVPGTQQVVKAQAKLAESIQERYGKGRKARQQAARIGMEVALTPPKPASRPVEHSPKITDRFAAARKAAQERFEIEKDVN; via the coding sequence GTGTTTAATGAGCTAAAACTAAATATGGAATTAATGTACTTTGGACGAAAGTACACAGTTCTTTCAATCGACCCACCCACCGTTTGTCTCCGACGGATAGAGGGGGATGGGGAATCAATTCGAATTAATTTTTATGAATTGGTGACTAACACTTCATTCTCTCCGGGCAAGTTGATGATCAAAGATATAGAGTCCCAAGAAACTAAGTATCGCTCCATTCTTGATGCACTTGATGAAACAAAACGTGAAAAGGTTACATTTCGTTTTGAGTTAATTAAACCAATTTTGGTCTTGGAACGTGCGAAGCAAAACGATATACGTGCAATATATGAGTTTACACAGTTTTATAAGGAGTACCTCTCCGAAAATCAATCGCCGATGGATCTTAAACAAGAAGAACTAATCGAGAGGATACACGAAAAATACTCGAGACCAAACGAGGACGGTGAAGTTAGGGCTGGTGTAGCTGTTCGGACAATAAAGCGCTTTTTAGCGAAGTTTCGATTGGCAGAACAAGAGTTTTCTTTGCATGGAGAAGAGGCATTGGTAAGTCGAGCGGGTGATGGACATTTATTCCGAACTGACAATAAACAGCTGCATATTTGCCACCCTAAAAAGCGAGAATGGGTGCTAGACAGCTTAAATGTCCGTATAGACGAGAAGTATCTTCCTATCTTGAAGGAAGTAATTGAGAGAGAATTTTTAACGCTAAAAAAACAAAGTAAAACTGCGGCTTATCGTTCAATTTCTATTCGATGCGAGGCAAAGGGATTTGATAAGCCTAAAAAAATTACAATTATGAAGCTACTGAAGCGCATTAATGAGCGTGTGACTATCCGCCTTAGGGAGGGCGCTGATGTTGCGTCAGAAATGTTTGATCAAACCGATCGAGGTTTTTCGAATGAAGAAGCGCAATACCCTCTTCATATCGTGCAAATCGATCATACTCAGTTGGATCTGGATGTGATTGACGACGCCGGTCGCGACTTAGGAAGACCATGGATTACGATTGGGATTGATGTATTTAGCCGCACGGTGTGGTGCTTATACCTATCGTTCGAACCACCTTCAGCAAACGTTGTTCGAAAAGCAATACAACATGGTATTTTTTTCAAAAGAACAAAGGAGCGCTTTGGAACAATGAATGAGTGGGATGTTTTCGGGATCCCCAAAATTTTTTACTTAGATAATGGTTCGGACTTTCGTAGCATAGCTGTTAAAAAGTTAATCAAAGAAACCTTGAAATCTCACGTAAGGTATCGTCCAGTTAGTACACCTAGGTTTGGAGCAACGATCGAACGCCTTTTTGGTACAATCAATTCGGAGTTGATTCATCACCTGGATGGAACACGTAAAAGCAATCCTACTGAATTAGGTGAATATGATGCGTCATCCGAAGCAAAATTAACTTTGCAAGATGTTCGGGAATTACTGACTCATTACATCACTGATATTTATCATATGGATGTCCATCGAGGGTTGCCGATTGATTCCAACACTCCGATTGTTCGCTATTATGAAGGACTTCAAAAAGTAGGATTTCCTGAGTTTGTGAAAGAAGAGCAGGAGTCCGACTTCAGCATCGAGTTATTACCTTCGATGTCGAAATCCTATACAAAAGACGGGGTTCGTATTGATAATGTTTTTTACAAATCGGCAGCACTCAGTCACTTGATTGATACAAGGTCGACGAAACACAAGGTTAAATATGACGATGACGATATTTCCCATATTTATATCATGCCAAATGGGACAAACGAATATGTCGAAATGTATGCAAGTAGCCCATCGGCAGATGTACTTGCAGGTATGAATAGATTTCAATGGAAAATGTTGCAAAAGAATATGCGTCAAGAATCAGATCGAAAGCGTTTGTTGGTACCAGGTACACAACAAGTGGTTAAAGCACAAGCTAAATTAGCCGAAAGCATTCAAGAGCGTTACGGGAAGGGTAGAAAAGCTAGACAGCAAGCAGCACGCATCGGTATGGAAGTTGCACTTACCCCGCCGAAACCAGCTTCCAGACCTGTAGAACATAGTCCGAAAATAACTGATCGATTTGCAGCAGCAAGGAAAGCAGCCCAAGAACGATTTGAAATAGAGAAGGATGTGAATTAA
- a CDS encoding TnsA endonuclease C-terminal domain-containing protein, whose protein sequence is MDWTNRDWVIEDMLYEPKRKVSNKGSHFHHHLIGEYHSHKMNRNVEYQSLTEFYFLALLELDRSVIRYYVRPIEVPRLDVRSKLFYVPDVLVFRQTKSPCLYDIEAKPKECNQSRYQACEKNAVHNGWEYQVVYPRNIPKVLLRNIEFLFGFTNIRSDVSEYKTELISRVRFHGEISIRALANSFQQKVHPLQVIPLIYHLIATGVFSTTLAEPLNEANLVTITNGNDWIQNYSGWERLTIGV, encoded by the coding sequence GCGAAAAGTCAGTAATAAGGGAAGTCACTTTCATCATCATTTAATTGGCGAGTATCACAGTCACAAAATGAACCGGAACGTAGAATACCAATCTCTGACCGAGTTTTACTTCTTGGCTTTATTAGAATTAGATAGAAGTGTCATTCGATATTATGTACGTCCAATTGAAGTACCTAGGCTGGATGTACGATCGAAATTATTCTACGTTCCCGATGTCCTTGTATTTCGTCAAACAAAAAGTCCATGTCTATACGATATCGAAGCTAAACCAAAAGAATGTAATCAATCGCGATATCAGGCATGCGAAAAAAATGCGGTTCATAACGGATGGGAATATCAAGTAGTATATCCAAGGAATATTCCTAAAGTATTACTAAGAAATATTGAATTTTTGTTTGGGTTTACAAATATCCGATCGGACGTGTCGGAGTATAAAACCGAATTAATATCACGTGTGCGTTTCCATGGCGAAATTAGTATACGTGCTTTAGCCAATAGCTTTCAGCAAAAAGTTCATCCATTACAGGTGATTCCATTGATATATCACCTAATCGCTACAGGAGTATTTTCGACTACCTTGGCGGAACCACTTAATGAAGCAAATCTGGTTACGATTACAAATGGAAACGACTGGATTCAGAATTATTCCGGATGGGAGAGATTAACCATTGGTGTTTAA